CACGTCGCCATTGGCGATCCGCAGGGCAAGCCCTTCGGCGATGGCCGTCTTGCCGGTGCCGGGTTCGCCGATCAGGGCCGGATTGTTCTTCGTGCGGCGGGCGAGGATCTGGATCGTGCGCCGGATTTCCTCATCCCGGCCGATGACCGGGTCGAGCTTGCCGGCCCGCGCAGCTTCGGTCAGGTCGCGCGCAAACTTTTTCATCGCGTCATAGGCGCTTTCCGCATTCGCGCTGTCGGCGGTGCGGCCGTTGCGCAGTTGCTCGATCGCGGCGTTCAGTCCCTGCGGCGTCACCGAGGCCGCTTTCAGGGCTTCGCCCGCTTCGGTAGAGGAAAGCGCGAGCGCCAGCAGGAGACGCTCGACAGTGACGTAGCTGTCGCCGGCCTTCTCCGCGACCTGTTCCGCCTGGTCCAGCACCCGGACCGCGTCATTATCGAGCCCCGGCGTCGCCTGTGCGCCACCACCGGTCACCGCGGGGATCTTCGCCAGGCCTGCGTCGACCCTGTCGACCGCCAGGCCGGCTTCGCCGCCGCTGCGCTGGATCAGGCCGGCCGCCATGCCCTCGTTGTCCTCCAGCAACGCCTTCAGGAGGTGCAGCGGCGTGATGCGCTGGTGGTTCATGCGGATCGCGACGGTCTGCGCGCTTTGCAGGAAGCCCTTGGCGCGGTCGGTGAACTTTTCGAGATTCATGAAAGGTCCCTCAGTTTGGAAAGCCTGACTGTATTGCCGTGCTAACATGGTGTTGCACTTGCGCCACACAAGTGCACCGGTCGATCAACATGCAACCGCCGTCCGGGTTTCTGGCGATGGCTGCATACCGCCCTTCACCATTGCCGAACAACGCGCTAGGTGCGCCAGCAAGAGAGGATTGCAATATGAAATGGATCGGACGCGCAGGCCTCGCCCTGCTCGCGGTGCTGCTGGTGGCATTCGTGGCGCTGGCGACATGGGAGCCGTTCTTCGCCGAACGTGGAACGGGGCCCGCGAGCGACGGAACCTACAGCGCGGAGATCATCCGCAGCGATTTCGGCGTGCCGCATATCTACGGCGAGACCGATGCGGACGTCGCCTACGGGACCGCGATCGCCCATTCCGAGGACGATTTCTTCACCCTGCAGGACGTAATCGCCATGAGCCGGGGCCGCTACGGCGCGATCGCCGGGGAAGACGGCGCGCAGGTCGATTACGTCTACCACCTGCTGGACGCGCGCGGCACGGCGGAGCGGGAATATCCGAAGATTCCGGCGGATACGCGCGCGCTGTTCGAGGCCTACGCCGCGGGTCTCAACCAGTATGCCGCCGAACATCCGGGCGAGGTCAAGCTTGCGAACCTCTTCCCCGTGAACGGGACCGATGTGGCTGCCGGCTTCGCCTTGCGCCAGCCGTTCTTCTTCGGCCTCAACAACGTCATCGGCCCGCTCGTCGCGGGTGAGCCGCTCAATCCCGAGCATGGCCCTGCCATCCCGCGCGAAGACCTCGTCGCGCCTTCCGATGCCGAACCCATCATGCAGGACGGGGATGCCGGGACCAAGACGGCATCTGCTCGCCCGCTCCCGCTCCACATGGGCGAGGACGGCGCCTATGCCGGTTCCAACGCCTGGGCCATCGCGCCGAGCAAGTCGGCCGAAGACGGCAACGGGCCGACCATCCTGGTGTCGAACAGCCACCAGCCCTGGCGCGGCGGCGTCGCCTGGTACGAACTCGTCGTCGAAAGCGGCGAAGGCTGGCACTATGCGGGAGCGAATTTCCCGGGGAGCCCGTTCCCGTTCCTGGGCCACAACGAGGATCTGGGCTGGACCAACACGGTCAACACGCCCGACATGGTCGATGTCTATCGCCTCGAAATGAACGAGGCCGGGACCCAGTACCGGCTCGACGGCGAATGGCGCGACCTTGAGAGCGAGACCGTTACCCTGCCGGTCAAGATGGGCCCGGTCGTCCTGCCGATCCGCCGGACCGTCCACCGCAGCGTTCATGGTCCCGTGATCGAGAACGACGAAGGCTTCTTCGCCATCCGCTATGGCGGCATGGGCAGGCTGGGCCAGCTCGACGCCTATTACCGGCTCAACAAGGCGCAGGACCTCGAGGAATTCCGCACCATACTGGCGCGCATGGACATCCCGAGCACCAATTTCCTTTATGCCGACAAGGCCGGCAACATCGCCTATTTCTACAACGCCGCCCTTCCCGACCGACCCAAGGGCTTCGACTGGCGCGGCATCCTGCCCGGCAATACCAGCGCCGCCATCTGGGATGGTCCGGTGGGATTCGATGAACTGCCGCAATATGTGAACCCCGCCAGCGGCTGGCTCTTCAACGCCAACAACAGTCCGTTTTCCGCCGCCGGCGAAGGCGACGACCTGTCGCCCGACCAGTTCGCGCCCGAGCTGGGCGTGGAGCTGAAATCCACCAACAGGGCGCGGCGGGCCGCGAAGCTGATGGAGGAAACCGAGATCATCGACCGCGCCAACCTGGAGCGAATCAAGTACGATACGGCCTACGAGCGCGAAGGCTATGTCGCGCGCCTGTTCGACGAGATCGCCGCACTGGACGTGTCGGACGATGCCGACCTGCAGCAGGCCAAGGCGCTGCTGCTGGACTGGGACTACACCGCGGACAGCGTGGGTCGCGGCGATGCGCTGGCATTGCTGATGATCCGCGAATTCATGGGATCGTCCTACCAGAACACGCCATGGCCCGACGTGCGCGAGGAAATGGAGAAAGCGGTCGACCACCTGAAGACCCATTTCGGCCGCCTCGATCCGCCGATGAGCGACCTGCTGCGCCTGCGGCAGGGCGATGTCGACCTTCCGCTCGATGGCGGGTCTGACACGTTGCGGGCCAGCACCTTGTGGAATGTCGACGACGACGGCCGTCTCTCGGTCCGCCACGGGGACAGCTTCCTGATGTTCGTGGAATGGCTCGACGGCAGCCGCGTGGTCTCGCAATCGATCCAGCCTTACGGCGCCGCCACGACCCGGCCGGACGATCCGAACTATGCCAGCCAGGCCGCCCTGTTCGTACGCCACGAATTGAAACCGGTGTATTTCTGGCGCACCGATATACTCGAAAACGCCGTTCGTCGAAAAACCGTGAGCAACCGATGACCGGGCCGATAGGCCCGACCGATCTGTTAGGGGACTGAGAATCATGCTTCGTATCTATACTTCCACCAGCATCGCCGCCCTCGCCCTGGCGCTGGGCGCCTGCACCACGACCGGGGCCGACGGCCTCGATGCCGATATCCTCTCGCAGGAGACCGAAGGCACCGTCCTCGCCGCCGACTCGACGGGCGATGCGGACGTGGCGCAGTTCGAAGCGGCGCCGCTCGAAGACCTCGTCGCGCAGGTCGACATTCCCTACGACCGGTTCGAACTGGACAACGGGCTGACCGTGCTGGTCCACGAAGATCGCAAGGCGCCCGTCGTCGCGATCAGCGTGTGGTACGACGTCGGCTCCAAGCACGAGCCCGACGGCAAGACCGGCTTTGCCCACCTGTTCGAACACCTGATGTTCAACGGCAGCGAGAACGCGCCGGGCGACTTCTTCGAACCCCTGCAGCAGGTCGGCGCGACCGACTTCAACGGCACCACCTGGTTCGACCGCACCAACTACTTCCAGACCGTCCCCACCGGCGCGCTCGACCGTGCCCTGATGCTGGAAAGCGACCGCATGGGTTACCTGCTGGGCGCCGTGACGCAGGAGAAGCTGGATAACCAGATCGGCGTCGTCCAGAACGAGAAGCGGCAGGGCGACAACCAGCCTTACGGCCTCGTGGAATACGAGCAGCTCGAAAACCTCTACCCCTCGGGGCACCCCTACCACCACTCGACCATCGGTTCGATGGAAGACCTTTCCAACGCCACGCTGGAAGACGTGAAGCAGTGGTTCCGCGACAACTACGCGCCCAACAACGCCATCCTCGTGCTGGCGGGCGACATCGACACCGCGACCGCACGCCAGAAGGTCAACAAATGGTTCGGCGCGATCCCCAGCGGTCCGGCCAGCCGCGAGGTCGAAGCGCCGGTCCCGACCCTGTCGGCCGAAAAGACCAAGGTCATCTACGACCAGATCGCGTCCCCGCGCGTCTACCGCATGTGGGCGGTACCGGGCCTCGACAATCCGGACTCGCTGCCGATTTCGATCGGCACGACGATCCTCGGAGGCCTCGCCAGTTCGCGGCTCGATGAAAGCCTGGTTCGCGGGCAGGAAGTCGCGACGTCCGTCAGCGCCAATGCCGGCATCTTCGCGCAGGCCGGCCAGGTCAGCATCTACGCGGACGTGAAGCCCGGTGTCGACACCGCGACGGCCGAAGCCGCACTCGACGCGCAGATCGCGAACTTCCTCGCCAATGGCCCGACGCAGGACGAACTGAACCGTGCCGTGACCAGCTATGCCGCCGGCGCCATCCGCGGTCTCGAGCAGAATGGCGGCTTTTCCGGCAAGGCGCCGACGCTGGCCGAAGGCCTGCTGTACGAAGGCGATCCGGCCGCATTCCGCGCCAATCTCGAACGCGCCGCGGCCATGACCCCGCAGGAAGTCCAGGCCGTGATGCAGCGCTGGCTCTCCCGTCCGGTCTTCAAGCTCGACGTCCTGCCGGGCGAACGGCAGGAAGGCGGAGAGAACCGCGGCGGTTTCATCTTCGGCGGCGACAATGACGGCCTGCCCGGCCCCGCCTTCTACAACCCGCCCTTCGCCCTGCAGGCGAGCGGCGGCGCGACGGCGCCCGAAGCGGACCGTTCGCAGCTTCCGGAAGTGGGCGAACTGAAGCCGCTCGACTTCCCCGACATCCAGCGTGCCACGCTGTCCAACGGGATGGAACTGTACTTCGCCCGCCGCGAAGGCGTGCCCACGGTCAGCGTCCAGATGGTCTTCGATGCCGGCTTCGCGGCCGATCCGAACGACCAGCTCGGGCTCCACTCGCTCATGCTGAGCGCGATGAACGAAGGCACGACGAGCCTCGATGCGTCCGAACTGGCCATCGCTCGCGAGCGCCTGGGTGCGCAGATCTGGGGCGGTGCCGATGCCGACACCACCTATTTCAACCTGAGCGCGCTGGTGCCGAACCTCGATGCCTCGCTCGAGCTGATGTCCGACTTCGTGCGCAACCCGGCCTTCGAGCCGCAGGCGCTCGAGCGCGTGCGCGCGCAGCAGCTGACGGCGATCACGAACGAGCTGAACAATCCGGGCGCGATCGGCCAGCGCACGATCGCCCCGATCCTGTTCGGCGACCATCCCTATGGCCGTCCGCCGAGCGGACGTGGCAATGCCGACGTCGTGTCCAGCCTGCAGGTTTCGGACCTTCGCCAGTTCCACTCCACCTGGTTGCGTCCGGACACGGCGAAGATCTTCATGGTCGGCGACACGACGCTGGCCGAAGCGCGCCGCCAGCTGGAAGCCAATTTCGGTGACTGGCAAGCACCGGCGTCGCCCCCGCCCACGAAGAACTACGATGCGCAAATCCCCGAACAGACCAACCGCATCGTGCTGGTCGACCGGCCCCAGTCGCCGCAGTCGATCATCCTCGCCGGCCGGGTCCTGGACTTCCGGGGCACGGACGACCTGATCACGCTGGGTGCCGCGAACGAGGTCTTTGGCGGCAGCTTCCTCAGCCGTATCAACATGAACCTGCGCGAGACCAAGGGCTGGTCCTACGGGGTGCGCAGCCTTGTTCAGCAACCGCTCGACCGGACGAGCTTCCTCATCTACGCGCCCGTCCAGGCGGACCGTACCGGGGACTCGATCGTCGAACTGCGCAAGGATCTGGCGTCCTACACGGACGGCCAGGGCGTCACCGAGGAAGAGCTGGTCCGGCTGATCAACGGCAATGTTCGCCAGCTGCCGGGCAGCTTCGAAACGAGCCGCGACGTTCTCGGCGGAATCTCCAACATCGTCCAGTACGGCCGACCGGACGACTATTACGAGACGCTGGCGGACAAGTACTCCGCCCTCACCGCCGATGAGATCGACGCTGCCGCGCTTGCATCCTTCACCGGGGACGATCTCGTCTTCGTGGTCGTCGGCGACGCAGACGAGGTGCGTCCGCAGCTTGACGCGCTCGGCCTGCCCGTGGAAGTGCGGCAATCCGGAACTTCGACCGCGTCGCAGGAGTAGGTTCCACAAGACAACGCATACCAAGCAAGGAGACGAGAATGTCCGTAGCAGGCACCTATGATACCGTCGTGAAGAGCCCGATGGGCGACCAGAAGGGGACCTTCACCGTGGTTCCGGGCGACGATGGCAACACCTTCACCGGCAGCATGGCCGGCGGCATGGGTTCCATGGATGTCAAGGACGGCACGATCGACGGCGACACGCTGAAGTGGAAGATGGACATGACCGTCCCGATGCCGATGGAACTGAACTGCGAAGCCACCGTCAACGGCGACCAGATGACCGGCAAGGTCAATGCGGGTGCCTTCGGCGACATGCCGCTGACGGGCGAAAAGCAGGGCTGACCCTCTTTTTTCTGTACTACTAAAACGAAGGCCGCCGGAGCGATCCGGCGGCCTTTTTTGATGCGCGCGGCCGTGCCGAAATCAGTTTCGGAACGGGACCGTCCTGCCTGACGTTCGGATAACAAACCCCGAAACCGGAAGGCATCCCCCCATGAACCAGGTAACCACCATCAATCCCGCCACGGGCGAAGACCTGTCGACCTACGACCGCATCTCGGCGGACGAAGCGAAGCACAAGGTCGAGGCGTGCCACGCAGCTTTCCAGGAATGGAAGATGCGCAGTCTCGAAGACCGGGCGGAGGTCCTGCGCGGAGTGGGCAAGGCCCTGCGCGACCACAAGGACGAACTCGCCCAGCTGATGACCGACGAGGTCGGCAAACTTATCAAGGATAGCCGCGACGAGGTCGAACTGTGCGCGGCCATCTGCGACTATACGGCAGAGAATGGTCCCAAGGAACTCGCGGACGAGAAGCGCGAACC
This genomic interval from Qipengyuania sp. JC766 contains the following:
- a CDS encoding acylase, yielding MKWIGRAGLALLAVLLVAFVALATWEPFFAERGTGPASDGTYSAEIIRSDFGVPHIYGETDADVAYGTAIAHSEDDFFTLQDVIAMSRGRYGAIAGEDGAQVDYVYHLLDARGTAEREYPKIPADTRALFEAYAAGLNQYAAEHPGEVKLANLFPVNGTDVAAGFALRQPFFFGLNNVIGPLVAGEPLNPEHGPAIPREDLVAPSDAEPIMQDGDAGTKTASARPLPLHMGEDGAYAGSNAWAIAPSKSAEDGNGPTILVSNSHQPWRGGVAWYELVVESGEGWHYAGANFPGSPFPFLGHNEDLGWTNTVNTPDMVDVYRLEMNEAGTQYRLDGEWRDLESETVTLPVKMGPVVLPIRRTVHRSVHGPVIENDEGFFAIRYGGMGRLGQLDAYYRLNKAQDLEEFRTILARMDIPSTNFLYADKAGNIAYFYNAALPDRPKGFDWRGILPGNTSAAIWDGPVGFDELPQYVNPASGWLFNANNSPFSAAGEGDDLSPDQFAPELGVELKSTNRARRAAKLMEETEIIDRANLERIKYDTAYEREGYVARLFDEIAALDVSDDADLQQAKALLLDWDYTADSVGRGDALALLMIREFMGSSYQNTPWPDVREEMEKAVDHLKTHFGRLDPPMSDLLRLRQGDVDLPLDGGSDTLRASTLWNVDDDGRLSVRHGDSFLMFVEWLDGSRVVSQSIQPYGAATTRPDDPNYASQAALFVRHELKPVYFWRTDILENAVRRKTVSNR
- a CDS encoding pitrilysin family protein, with translation MLRIYTSTSIAALALALGACTTTGADGLDADILSQETEGTVLAADSTGDADVAQFEAAPLEDLVAQVDIPYDRFELDNGLTVLVHEDRKAPVVAISVWYDVGSKHEPDGKTGFAHLFEHLMFNGSENAPGDFFEPLQQVGATDFNGTTWFDRTNYFQTVPTGALDRALMLESDRMGYLLGAVTQEKLDNQIGVVQNEKRQGDNQPYGLVEYEQLENLYPSGHPYHHSTIGSMEDLSNATLEDVKQWFRDNYAPNNAILVLAGDIDTATARQKVNKWFGAIPSGPASREVEAPVPTLSAEKTKVIYDQIASPRVYRMWAVPGLDNPDSLPISIGTTILGGLASSRLDESLVRGQEVATSVSANAGIFAQAGQVSIYADVKPGVDTATAEAALDAQIANFLANGPTQDELNRAVTSYAAGAIRGLEQNGGFSGKAPTLAEGLLYEGDPAAFRANLERAAAMTPQEVQAVMQRWLSRPVFKLDVLPGERQEGGENRGGFIFGGDNDGLPGPAFYNPPFALQASGGATAPEADRSQLPEVGELKPLDFPDIQRATLSNGMELYFARREGVPTVSVQMVFDAGFAADPNDQLGLHSLMLSAMNEGTTSLDASELAIARERLGAQIWGGADADTTYFNLSALVPNLDASLELMSDFVRNPAFEPQALERVRAQQLTAITNELNNPGAIGQRTIAPILFGDHPYGRPPSGRGNADVVSSLQVSDLRQFHSTWLRPDTAKIFMVGDTTLAEARRQLEANFGDWQAPASPPPTKNYDAQIPEQTNRIVLVDRPQSPQSIILAGRVLDFRGTDDLITLGAANEVFGGSFLSRINMNLRETKGWSYGVRSLVQQPLDRTSFLIYAPVQADRTGDSIVELRKDLASYTDGQGVTEEELVRLINGNVRQLPGSFETSRDVLGGISNIVQYGRPDDYYETLADKYSALTADEIDAAALASFTGDDLVFVVVGDADEVRPQLDALGLPVEVRQSGTSTASQE